In the genome of Streptomyces sp. NBC_00259, the window TCCTCCAACCCAGACCGGAAAGATCATGGCTTCCACCACACCCATAGAGACACCACCGGCACGTCCGGCCGCCTCTCGTCGCGGCGCCACATCCACCGGCCGCGTGGGCGACAAGGTCTTCCTGGGCCTCTCCCGTGGCTCGGGCATCCTGCTGCTCGTGATCATGGCGTCGATCGCCGTGTTCCTCAGCTACCGCTCAGCGCTCGCGATCTCCAAGGACGAAGGCAACTTCTTCACGACCTTCGACTGGAACCCGGCGGGCAGCCCGCCGGTCTTCGGCATCGCCGTCCTGCTCTTCGGCACGGTCATCAGCTCGATCATCGCGATGGCCATCGCCGTGCCGATCGCCGTCGGCATCGCCCTCTTCATCTCCCACTACGCCCCGCGCAGGCTCGCGGCCCCGCTCGCCTACGTGGTCGACCTGCTGGCCGCCGTGCCCTCGATCATCTACGGCATCTGGGGCGCCCTGTTCCTGGTCCCGTACCTGAACGGGCTGAACCTCTGGCTCGACGAGTACCTGGGCTGGACGTACATCTTCGAGAAGACCGAGGTCGGCGTCGCCCGCTCGCTCTTCACCGTCGGCATCCTGCTCGCGATCATGATCCTTCCGATCGTGACCAGCGTGAGCCGTGAGGTCTTCCTCCAGGTCCCGCGGATGAACGAGGAGGCCGCGCTCGCGCTCGGCGCCACCCGCTGGGAAGTCATCCGCATGTCGGTGCTCCCCTTCGGCCGCTCCGGCGTCATCTCCGCCTCGATGCTCGGCCTCGGCCGCGCGCTCGGCGAGACGATGGCCGTCGCCACCGTGCTCTCCCCGAGCTTCCTGATCTCGCTGCACATCCTGGACCCGGGCGGCGGTACGTTCGCGCAGAACATCGCCGCGAAGTTCGACGAGGCCAACCAGTTCGGCCGGGACGCGCTGATCGCGTCCGGTCTGGTCCTCTTCGTCCTCACCCTGCTGGTCAACGGCGGAGCCCGGCTGATCATCGCGCGCCGCAAGGAGTACTCGGGGGCGAACGCCTGATGAGCGCCGTGCCCACCCGGGAGACGAACCCCGGATCCCCGGCCCGCGCCCCGCAGGCCACCCGCCACCGACGACTTCCCCGCCCCGCGGGCCGAGCCCACGAGAGGAGCGCCTCATGAGCCACGCGACCATCAAGGACACCCGCCCCTCCGGGCAGGCTCCACACCGCAGGAACAGCCTGAGCCGTCGCGGACTGCCGCGCTGGGCCCAGCCCGTCTTCGCGGTCGTGTCCGTCGCGCTCGGCTGCGGCCTCGGCGCCGCCGCCGGCTGGGAGAGCCGCGTCCAGTGGGGCCTCGTCTCGGCCCTGCTGTTCGTCCTCATCGCGTACGTGACCACCTCGATCGTCGAGAACCGGCGCCAGGCCAAGGACCGCCTCGCCACCAGCGTCGTCTGGGTGTGCTTCGTCCTCGCCGTCGTCCCGCTGCTCTCGCTGATCTGGGTCACCGTCAGCCGTGGTGCGAAGGCCTTCGACGGCTACTTCCTCAGCCACTCGATGGCCGGTGTCCCCGGCTTCGAGGCCGGCGGCGGTGTCTACCACGCGCTGATCGGCACCCTGGAGCAGGTCGGTCTCGCGACCGTCATCTCCGTCCCGATCGGCCTGCTGACCGCCGTCTACCTCGTCGAGTACGGCAAGGGCGCGCTGGCCAGGGCAGTGACCTTCTTCGTCGACGTCATGACGGGCATCCCGTCCATCGTCGCCGGCCTCTTCATCCTGTCGATCATGCTGCTGGCCGGGTGGCAGCCGTCCGGATTCATGGGCTCGCTCGCCCTCACGATCCTGATGATCCCGGTCGTGGTCCGGTCCACCGAGGAAATGCTGAAGCTCGTCCCGAACGAGCTGCGCGAGGCGTCCCTCGCACTCGGCGTACCGAAGTGGCGGACGATCATGAAGGTCGTCATCCCGACCGCCGTCGGCGGAATCTCCACCGGTGTGATGCTGGCCATCGCCCGTATCGCCGGTGAGACCGCCCCGATCCTGCTGCTCGTCTTCGGCAGCCAGCTGATCAACACCAACCCGTTCGAAGGCGCCCAGTCGTCGCTCCCCTTCTACATCTGGGAGCAGTACAAGGTCGGCAGCGAGGCGTCGTACGACCGCGCCTGGGCCGCGGCACTCGTGCTGATCGCCTTCGTCATGATCCTCAACCTGGTGGCCCGCGGCATCGCCCGCTGGAAGGCCCCGAAGACCGGCCGCTAAGGCCATCTGGAAGTGATGTGAACCATGGCCAAGCGAATTGACGTCAGCGGCCTGTCGGCCTTCTACGGCTCCCACAAGGCGATCGAGGACATCTCGATGACCGTGGAGCCCCGCTCGGTGACGGCCTTCATCGGCCCCTCCGGCTGCGGCAAGTCCACGTTCCTGCGCACCCTGAACCGGATGCACGAGGTCACCCCCGGTGGCCGCGTCGAGGGCAAGGTGCTCCTGGACGACGAGAACCTGTACGGCTCGCACGTCGACCCGGTCGCGGTGCGCCGCACGGTCGGCATGGTGTTCCAGCGGCCGAACCCGTTCCCGACGATGTCGATCTTCGACAACGTCGCGGCCGGGCTGCGGCTGAACGGCTCGTACCGCAAGAACGAGCTGGCGGACGTCGTCGAGAAGTCCCTCAAGGGCGCGAACCTGTGGAACGAGGTCAAGGACCGCCTCAACAAGCCCGGCTCGGGCCTGTCCGGCGGCCAGCAGCAGCGTCTGTGCATCGCCCGCGCGATCGCGGTCGAGCCGGACGTCCTGCTGATGGACGAGCCCTGCTCCGCGCTGGACCCGATCTCGACGCTCGCGATCGAGGACCTCATCGGTGAGCTGAAGGAGCGCTTCACGATCGTCATCGTGACGCACAACATGCAGCAGGCGGCGCGCGTCTCCGACCGCACGGCGTTCTTCAACCTCTCGGCGGTCGGTCAGCCCGGCAAGCTCATAGAGATCGACGAGACCGAGCGGATCTTCTCCAACCCGTCCGTCCAGGCGACCGAGGACTACATCTCCGGCCGCTTCGGCTGATCGGTCCTCCCCATGGCAGCCCTGCGGTGCTGCATGGCGGTGCCACCGCAAGGCGAAGGGTCGGCCCCCCTCTCGAACGAGAGGGGGGCCGACCCATGTGGTGGTTGAGGAGCAGTCCTGCCGCGGCGGATGGCCGCCGGCGTCGTGATACGGCACCCCGCGTCCCGCGGGCACCACGCCCGGCTCAGCCGAACGCCAGGTTCACGATCCAGAAGCTGAAAGCCGCCACCAGCGCCGCGGCGGGCATCGTGATACCCCATCCCTCGGGGGACGACCCCCGAACCCCCAGCAGCACCACGTCCGACTCAGCCGAACGCCAGATTCACGATCCAGAAGCTGAAGGCGGCCACCAGCGCCGCGGCGGGCATCGTGATGAACCACCCCAGGACGATGTTCTTCGCGACGCCCCACCGCACCGCGTTCACGCGCTTCGTCGCCCCGACACCCATGATCGCGGACGTGATCACATGCGTCGTCGAGATCGGCGCGTGGAACAGGAACGCCGAGCCGAACATGATCGACGCGCCCGTCGTCTCCGCCGCGAAGCCCTGCGGCGGGTCGAGCTCGATGATCTTCCGCCCCAGCGTCCGCATGATGCGCCAGCCACCCGCGTACGTGCCGAGCGACAGCATCACCGCGCAGACGATCTTCACCCACACCGGAATCGGATCGCCGTAGTCCTCGAAATCAGCGATGACCAGGGCCATCACCACGATGCCCATCGTCTTCTGCGCGTCCTGCAGACCATGGCCGAGCGCCATCCCCGCCGCCGACACCGTCTGCGCGATACGGAAGCCGCGCTTCGCCTTCGACGGGCTGGACTTCCGGAAGAGCCACATGATCGCGCACATGACGAGATAGCCCACGCCGAGACCGACTATCGGCGAGACGAACATCGGGATGATGACCTTGTCGACCACCCCGCCCCAGATGACTTCCGTCCCGCCCGCGAGCGCCGCTCCCACCATGCCGCCGAACAGCGCGTGCGAGGACGACGACGGCAGCCCGAAGTACCAGGTGACCAGGTTCCAGATGATCGCGCCGACCAGCGCCGCGAAGAGGATGCCCATACCGCGGTCGCCCTTCGGCGTCTCGATGAGGCCCTCGCTCACGGTCTTGGCGACCCCGCTGCCGAGGAACGCACCGGCGAGGTTCATCACCGCGGCCATCGCCAGCGCGGCGCGCGGCGTCAGCGCCCGGGTCGACACGGACGTCGCGATCGCGTTCGCGGAGTCGTGGAAGCCGTTGGTGTACGTGAAGAAGAGCGCGACCGCGATGGTCACGACCAGCACAAAGGTGTCCACGAAGCTCAGGACTCCTTGACCGCGATGGTCTCCACCGTGTTCGCCACGTGCTCGAAGGCGTCCGCGGCCTCCTCCAGCACATCCACGATCTGCTTGAGCTTCAGCACCTCGATGGCGTCGTACTTACCGTTGAAGAGGTGCGCCAGCAGCTTGCGGTGGATCTGGTCCGCCTGGTTCTCCAGCCGGTTGACCTCGATCCAGTACTCGGTGAGGTTGTCCATGGTCCGCAGGTGCGGCATGGCCTCGGCCGTCAGCTCCGCCGCCCGCGCCAGCACCTCGATCTGCTGCTCGACGCCCTTCGGCAGTTCCTCGACGTTGTAGAGGACGACCAGGTCGACGGCCTCCTCCATGAAGTCCATGATGTCGTCGAGCGACGACGCGAGAGAGTAGATGTCCTCGCGGTCGAAGGGTGTGATGAACGAGGAGTTCAGCTGATGGAAGATCGCGTGGGTAGCGTCGTCCCCGGCGTGCTCCGCTGCCCGCATCCGTTCCGCGATCTCGACCCGGGCGGGACCGTCCGCGCCGAGCAGTTCCATCAGGAGCTTCGAGCCCGTGACGATGTTGTCCGCGGACGCGGCAAACATGTCGTAGAAGCTCGTCTCCCTGGGGGTCAGACGAAATCGCACGTGGGGTCCTCGGGGTGCTGGGTTTCGGTCAGGCCGATGCTAGGCGCATCGTCCGGCCACGGCTAACCGGCGTCCCTCAGTGTCGCCCATCGAACACGGTGATCAGCACGGGGCCCTGCCCGAACCATCAGGGATCGGTACCATATACCCACGAGGGGTATACCGGACAGGTCTGCGGGAGGACGCGATGACGACCACGGAAACGGCCGGCGGACTTCCGGTCACGACCCAGGACGAGCCCGGTCACGACGAGCCCGGTCACGACCAGGGCGTGCACGGCTACCACAAGCAGAAGGACGAGCACCTCAAGCGGCTGCGCCGGATCGAGGGCCAGATCCGCGGGCTGCAGCGCATGGTCGACGAGGACACGTACTGCATCGACATACTCACGCAGGTATCCGCCTCCACCAAGGCGCTGCAGTCCTTCGCGCTGCAGCTCCTGGAGGAGCATCTGCGCCACTGCGTCGCCGACGCCGCGCTCAAGGGCGGGGACGAGATCGACGCGAAGGTCGAGGAAGCGACGAAGGCCATCGCCCGCCTGCTGCGTACATGACCGTCGTCAATCGACGTCGATCGGCGTCGATGGGCGTCAATCGGCGTCGGACGTGCCCACGTGCACGTTGAGCACCTCGTCGATACGGTCCGGGCTGAGCCGCTCCCCGTCCGCGGCCGACGCCGCGATCATCAACTCACCGCACAGCTCGATCTCGGCGAGGGCCAGGTGGTCCTGGACTGTCGGCGTACTGGCGGGAGCCACGTGCGTTCACCTCTTCCGGCCGGTGTCGACTTCCTAGCGTAGGGAGCGGGATACGCACCGCGCATGGCACGTCCGGACCATTTACCGACAGTGCGTTGCCTACATTCGGACCCTGCCCGCGTAGATGTCGGCGGGGTCGGGAAGCCGTACGTCGACAGGACTGCCGAAGCCGTACAGCAGCGTCGTGGACGCGACGTCGACCGTACGCCCCTGGTTGGCGAAGCTGAACTGATGCCGCACCTTGCGCAGCCGCCCCTCGCTGTCGAGATACGCGTCGAACGGCACCGCGTCCTCGGCGAACCCCTTCGCCGCGGCCGACAGCGCACCGCGGGCCTGCGGCGACGCGGCCTTCGCGGCATGCGCGATGTCCGTGGTGCCGCGGTAGTGCGCGACCCGCACCCCGGCGAGCTCCTCATGGCCGACGAACGCCGCGCTGCGCACCCCGCGCAGCAGCTCGGCGGCCGCGGCCGGGTCGGTCGCGCCGCCGGTGACCAGATTGCCGTCCGTCAGCGTCGTCGTATCGACCCTGACCCACTTGTCCGGCGGTACGCCCGCGCCGCGGTCCTTCATATACAGCGCCCCGGGCGCGAGCAGCTCGGTGATCGGCTGGTGCCCGCTGGTGCCGGCCGGATCCTTCGGCAGCACGACGCGCAGCCGGCCCATGGCCCGGCGGAAGTCGTATCCGCCCTCGCCGCGGATGGTGACCCGGGTACCGCCGGCGGCCGTCTCCATGGCGGTGCGCGCCCTGGCCGTACCCGCATCGACCAGGGCGTCGACGGCATGCCGTACGACGAGGACGGGATCCGCGGAGGGGCGGGCATCGGCGACGGCGTCCCCACCGTTCGAACACCCCGCGGTCGCGGCCACACCCACCACGGCGGCAACGGCACACGCGCCGCGCCCGAGCCAGTGCTGCTGCACCACCATCGCCTGTCAACCCCCAACACGCTCGCCGCTGCATCGCATAACGACCGGTACCGTGGAAGGGTGCGCACCTCGGCCCACCACACCACCACCGTCGAACGCGGAGCCTTCGCCCTGGCTCGCTGTACCTGCGGCTGGGCGGGCCCGGCCCGCCGCTCCAGGGACCGCGCGCGAACCGACGCCAGATCCCACGAGTCGACGTCACATCCCGAGGCCTGACACCCGGCAGCACGGCGGCAGCTCATGGCCGTGCCGTCCCGGGGCGCGCTGGGGCGGCACGGGGCCGATCTCGACCCATCACGACCGGGCTCGCAGGCGGGAGCAGGTCGGCATCAGTCCGATGGCCGGTCGGGCACGAGACAGCCAGTTGGCTCGCGGCTACGCCGCCAGGTCGTTCGGGCCGGGCACACCCGGGCGGGTGTCCGAGATGTCCAGCGTCTCGTGGTGGGGCTCACGCGACGCCGCACGGCGCGAGCGTACGAGCCACGCCGCATGGTCCGAGCGCGAGAACGTCGCCACCAGCGGGGTCAGCAGCGCCAGCGCCAGGGGGGCGAGGAGCAGCGCCACGGCCGTGCCGAGGGCGAAGCCGCCGATGACGTCGGTCGGGTAGTGGACGCCCATGTAGACCCGGCAGAAGCCTTCCGCGAGCGCCAGCCCGATCGCGGCGAACCCGAAGCCCCGGTGGGCGACGAAGACCCCGACCGCGATGGCCATCGCCATCGTCGAGTGGTCGCTGACGAAGGAGAAGTCGGTCTTGCCGGCGACGAGGACTTCGAGTCCCTGGTGGTCGACGAACGGCCGCGGCCGCTCCACGAACCCGCGGATCGGAACGTTGACCAGCACCGCGATACCCGCGGCCAGGGGCGCCCAGACCAGCGCCGCGACCGCGCCGACCGAGTCCTCGGAGGTACCGCGCCGGCGCACGGTCCACCAGCACCACAGCACGACGAGGACGAGCGCGAGCATGATTCCGTACTCGCCGACGAACTCCATGACGCGGTCGAACCACGGCGGAGCCGACCGCGCCAGCCCGTTGATGTCGTAGAGCAGGCCGACATCGGGATTCGCCCCGTCACGTGCGAGTCCAGCCATCGCTTGCGGCCCCTTGCCTTCTGTCGCCTGCCGCGGCGCACGCCTCTGTGCGCCGCACTCCCAACCCCCCGTGGTCGGTGCGGTGTATACGCAACTGCTTCGGTCCAGGGAACGACTCGCCCCGCCGGTACGTTCCTCTCTCCACGGAACGATCACGATGACGTTATCGAAGAGTGACACATCGTCGCAGCTCAGGGCCGTGGCTTAACGCAGAGTTCCGGCCATCGCCGACGCGGCGTCAGATTCCGGTCAGGCCGAGGGCGGTGGCGTCGGCAGCGCCGCGGCGCCGTCCTCGGTGACCCTCGTCGCACCGAAGTAGTCGGGGGTGTCGATCTTGTCGAAACGGATGACGGCCCCGGTGTACGGAGCGTTGATCATGTATCCGCCGCCGACGTACAGCCCGACGTGCCGGATCGCCCGTGAGTTGGTCAGGTCGTCGGAGAAGAAGACCAGGTCGCCGGGCAGCAGCTCGTCCCTCGACGGATGCGGCCCCGCGTTGTACTGGTCGTTCGCCACGCGCGGCAGTTCGATCCCGACGGTCCGGTACGCGGCCTGCGTCAGCCCCGAGCAGTCGAACCGCCCGCCCTGCTCCGGCGTTCCGTTCCCGCCCCACAGATACTTCGTGCCGAGCTTCTGCTGTGCGAAGTAGATCGCCCCGGCCGCCTGCCGCGACGGCTCCACCCGCCCGGCCGGCCGTGCGAAGCTCTTCTCCAGCGTCCGGATGACCTTGACGTAGTTCCGCGTCTCCTTGTACGGCGGGACCCCGCCGTACTTGATGACCGCGTACGCCCCCGCGTTGTACGCCGCCAGCATGTTGTCCGTCGGGTCGCCAGGGGCCTTCTTCACGTAACCGGCCAGCTTGCAGTCGTAGGAGGCCGCGGACGGAATCGCGTCGGCCGGGTCCCACACGTCGCGGTCCCCGTCGCCGTCCCCGTCGACGCCGTGCGTCGCCCACGTCCCCGGGATGAACTGCGCGATCCCCTGCGCGGCGGCATGGCTCTGCGCCCGCGGATTCCAGCCACTTTCCTGGTA includes:
- a CDS encoding phosphatase PAP2 family protein, yielding MAGLARDGANPDVGLLYDINGLARSAPPWFDRVMEFVGEYGIMLALVLVVLWCWWTVRRRGTSEDSVGAVAALVWAPLAAGIAVLVNVPIRGFVERPRPFVDHQGLEVLVAGKTDFSFVSDHSTMAMAIAVGVFVAHRGFGFAAIGLALAEGFCRVYMGVHYPTDVIGGFALGTAVALLLAPLALALLTPLVATFSRSDHAAWLVRSRRAASREPHHETLDISDTRPGVPGPNDLAA
- a CDS encoding inorganic phosphate transporter, producing the protein MDTFVLVVTIAVALFFTYTNGFHDSANAIATSVSTRALTPRAALAMAAVMNLAGAFLGSGVAKTVSEGLIETPKGDRGMGILFAALVGAIIWNLVTWYFGLPSSSSHALFGGMVGAALAGGTEVIWGGVVDKVIIPMFVSPIVGLGVGYLVMCAIMWLFRKSSPSKAKRGFRIAQTVSAAGMALGHGLQDAQKTMGIVVMALVIADFEDYGDPIPVWVKIVCAVMLSLGTYAGGWRIMRTLGRKIIELDPPQGFAAETTGASIMFGSAFLFHAPISTTHVITSAIMGVGATKRVNAVRWGVAKNIVLGWFITMPAAALVAAFSFWIVNLAFG
- a CDS encoding C40 family peptidase, which gives rise to MRKAWLVAGGAFGLCLSFVALLVVGTFSAAAGLAGGAKGAVALARGAVPALYQPLVQKWGNLCPAINPALLAAQLYQESGWNPRAQSHAAAQGIAQFIPGTWATHGVDGDGDGDRDVWDPADAIPSAASYDCKLAGYVKKAPGDPTDNMLAAYNAGAYAVIKYGGVPPYKETRNYVKVIRTLEKSFARPAGRVEPSRQAAGAIYFAQQKLGTKYLWGGNGTPEQGGRFDCSGLTQAAYRTVGIELPRVANDQYNAGPHPSRDELLPGDLVFFSDDLTNSRAIRHVGLYVGGGYMINAPYTGAVIRFDKIDTPDYFGATRVTEDGAAALPTPPPSA
- the pstB gene encoding phosphate ABC transporter ATP-binding protein PstB; the protein is MAKRIDVSGLSAFYGSHKAIEDISMTVEPRSVTAFIGPSGCGKSTFLRTLNRMHEVTPGGRVEGKVLLDDENLYGSHVDPVAVRRTVGMVFQRPNPFPTMSIFDNVAAGLRLNGSYRKNELADVVEKSLKGANLWNEVKDRLNKPGSGLSGGQQQRLCIARAIAVEPDVLLMDEPCSALDPISTLAIEDLIGELKERFTIVIVTHNMQQAARVSDRTAFFNLSAVGQPGKLIEIDETERIFSNPSVQATEDYISGRFG
- the pstC gene encoding phosphate ABC transporter permease subunit PstC, translating into MASTTPIETPPARPAASRRGATSTGRVGDKVFLGLSRGSGILLLVIMASIAVFLSYRSALAISKDEGNFFTTFDWNPAGSPPVFGIAVLLFGTVISSIIAMAIAVPIAVGIALFISHYAPRRLAAPLAYVVDLLAAVPSIIYGIWGALFLVPYLNGLNLWLDEYLGWTYIFEKTEVGVARSLFTVGILLAIMILPIVTSVSREVFLQVPRMNEEAALALGATRWEVIRMSVLPFGRSGVISASMLGLGRALGETMAVATVLSPSFLISLHILDPGGGTFAQNIAAKFDEANQFGRDALIASGLVLFVLTLLVNGGARLIIARRKEYSGANA
- a CDS encoding metal-sensitive transcriptional regulator, with protein sequence MTTTETAGGLPVTTQDEPGHDEPGHDQGVHGYHKQKDEHLKRLRRIEGQIRGLQRMVDEDTYCIDILTQVSASTKALQSFALQLLEEHLRHCVADAALKGGDEIDAKVEEATKAIARLLRT
- a CDS encoding DUF47 domain-containing protein: MRFRLTPRETSFYDMFAASADNIVTGSKLLMELLGADGPARVEIAERMRAAEHAGDDATHAIFHQLNSSFITPFDREDIYSLASSLDDIMDFMEEAVDLVVLYNVEELPKGVEQQIEVLARAAELTAEAMPHLRTMDNLTEYWIEVNRLENQADQIHRKLLAHLFNGKYDAIEVLKLKQIVDVLEEAADAFEHVANTVETIAVKES
- the pstA gene encoding phosphate ABC transporter permease PstA, translated to MSHATIKDTRPSGQAPHRRNSLSRRGLPRWAQPVFAVVSVALGCGLGAAAGWESRVQWGLVSALLFVLIAYVTTSIVENRRQAKDRLATSVVWVCFVLAVVPLLSLIWVTVSRGAKAFDGYFLSHSMAGVPGFEAGGGVYHALIGTLEQVGLATVISVPIGLLTAVYLVEYGKGALARAVTFFVDVMTGIPSIVAGLFILSIMLLAGWQPSGFMGSLALTILMIPVVVRSTEEMLKLVPNELREASLALGVPKWRTIMKVVIPTAVGGISTGVMLAIARIAGETAPILLLVFGSQLINTNPFEGAQSSLPFYIWEQYKVGSEASYDRAWAAALVLIAFVMILNLVARGIARWKAPKTGR